Proteins encoded in a region of the Longimicrobium sp. genome:
- a CDS encoding GDP-mannose 4,6-dehydratase codes for MRALVTGAGGFVGSYLVRSLVADGVEVFAGSLEGTPPSGDPAGARWLALDVTDAASIAAAVAEARPEAVFHLAGQASVANSFGDPVGTWDANATGTLRLVEALAAGTRMVLAGSAEVYGAVPEAEQPISEVRPLRPANPYAASKAAAEMACVGVAAMRGVEAVVARSFNHTGPGHDPRFALPSWARQIAAIRAGSADPVLRVGNLEARRDLLDVRDVVRAYRRLAEAGVPATAYNVCSGAASSMREVLDALVEISGAEVRVEVDPERVRPVDVPLLLGDGSRLRALGWTPEIPLRRTLGDLLAAEEERAGTAR; via the coding sequence GTGAGGGCGCTGGTCACGGGGGCGGGCGGATTCGTGGGGAGCTACCTCGTCCGCTCGCTGGTGGCGGACGGGGTGGAGGTGTTCGCGGGTTCGCTGGAAGGCACGCCCCCGTCCGGTGACCCGGCGGGGGCGCGCTGGCTTGCGCTGGACGTGACCGACGCCGCTTCCATCGCAGCGGCGGTGGCCGAGGCGCGCCCGGAGGCCGTCTTCCACCTGGCGGGGCAGGCCAGCGTCGCCAACTCCTTCGGCGACCCGGTGGGGACTTGGGACGCAAACGCCACCGGCACGCTGCGGCTGGTGGAGGCGCTCGCCGCGGGGACGCGGATGGTGCTGGCCGGCTCGGCCGAGGTGTACGGCGCCGTTCCGGAGGCGGAGCAGCCGATAAGCGAGGTGCGGCCGCTGCGCCCCGCCAACCCGTACGCCGCATCCAAGGCCGCGGCGGAGATGGCGTGCGTGGGCGTCGCCGCCATGCGCGGGGTGGAGGCGGTGGTGGCGCGCTCCTTCAACCACACGGGGCCCGGGCACGACCCGCGCTTCGCCCTGCCGAGCTGGGCGCGGCAGATCGCCGCCATCCGCGCGGGCTCTGCCGACCCGGTGCTGCGCGTGGGGAACCTGGAGGCGCGGCGCGACCTGCTGGACGTGCGCGACGTGGTGCGCGCCTACCGCCGCCTGGCCGAGGCCGGGGTCCCCGCCACCGCCTACAACGTGTGCTCCGGCGCCGCGTCATCGATGCGCGAGGTGCTGGACGCGCTGGTGGAGATCTCCGGCGCGGAGGTGCGGGTGGAGGTGGACCCGGAGCGCGTGAGGCCGGTGGACGTCCCCCTGCTGCTGGGCGACGGATCGCGGCTGCGGGCGCTGGGCTGGACGCCGGAGATCCCCCTGCGCCGCACGCTGGGCGACCTTCTCGCCGCGGAGGAAGAGCGCGCGGGGACGGCGCGGTGA
- the cobA gene encoding uroporphyrinogen-III C-methyltransferase, with product MTGTVYLVGAGPGDPGLLTLRAAELLARADVLVYDALVSPAIVERAARAERVYVGKRGGEHTRTQDEINQVLVELAGRHRTVVRLKGGDPFVFGRGGEEGIVLRAAGVPFEVVPGITSGIAGPAYAGIPVTHRGVAASVALVTGHEDPTKDDTDLDWAHLARGVGTLVFYMGVGKMADNFARLMEGGRSPDTPAAAVEWGTYPRQRTVSGTLATLPALVREAGIGAPSVVVVGEVVALRDELAWFDRRPLSGRRIVVTRARAQASDFAAELEALGAEVIQFPTIRIEAAPDVDALCRGAAGVAEFDWVVFTSANGVEHFWAALEQQGLDSRALGGVRVCALGPATAAELARRGVRADLVPEEYVAEATVEALAAAVELRGARILLPRAEVARAVLPDSLRERGAEVVEVAAYRTVQDGAGANEVKRRIAAGEVDLVTFTASSTVHNFADLVGADTGGAAVASIGPITSGTLSELGMRVDVEAAEYTIPGLLEAIRGFWT from the coding sequence GTGACGGGCACCGTCTACCTGGTGGGCGCCGGGCCGGGCGACCCGGGGCTGCTCACGCTGCGCGCCGCCGAGCTGCTGGCGCGCGCGGACGTGCTGGTGTACGACGCGCTGGTGTCGCCCGCCATCGTGGAGCGCGCCGCCCGCGCCGAGCGCGTGTACGTGGGAAAGCGCGGGGGCGAGCACACGCGCACGCAGGACGAGATCAACCAGGTGCTCGTGGAGCTGGCGGGGCGCCACCGCACGGTCGTCCGCCTGAAGGGGGGCGACCCGTTCGTCTTTGGGCGGGGCGGGGAGGAGGGGATCGTGCTGCGCGCGGCCGGGGTGCCGTTCGAGGTGGTGCCGGGGATTACCTCCGGCATTGCGGGCCCCGCGTACGCCGGCATTCCCGTGACGCACCGGGGCGTCGCCGCGTCGGTGGCGCTGGTGACGGGGCACGAGGACCCCACCAAGGACGACACCGACCTGGACTGGGCGCACCTGGCGCGCGGCGTGGGGACGCTGGTCTTCTACATGGGCGTTGGGAAGATGGCGGACAACTTCGCCCGCCTGATGGAGGGCGGCCGCTCGCCCGACACGCCCGCCGCCGCCGTGGAGTGGGGGACGTACCCGCGCCAGCGCACCGTGAGCGGGACGCTCGCGACCCTCCCCGCGCTGGTGCGCGAGGCGGGGATCGGCGCGCCTTCCGTGGTGGTGGTCGGCGAGGTGGTGGCGCTGCGCGACGAGCTGGCGTGGTTCGACCGCCGTCCGCTTTCCGGCAGGCGCATCGTGGTGACGAGGGCGCGCGCGCAGGCTAGCGACTTCGCCGCGGAGCTGGAGGCGCTGGGCGCGGAGGTGATCCAGTTCCCCACCATCCGCATCGAGGCCGCGCCGGATGTGGATGCGCTGTGCCGGGGCGCGGCCGGGGTGGCGGAGTTCGATTGGGTCGTCTTCACCAGCGCCAACGGGGTGGAGCACTTCTGGGCGGCGCTGGAGCAGCAGGGGCTCGACTCGCGCGCACTGGGCGGCGTCCGCGTGTGCGCCCTCGGCCCCGCGACGGCGGCCGAGCTGGCGCGCCGCGGCGTGCGCGCGGACCTGGTGCCCGAGGAGTACGTGGCCGAAGCGACGGTGGAGGCGCTCGCCGCGGCCGTGGAGCTGCGCGGCGCCCGTATCCTGCTGCCGCGGGCCGAGGTGGCGCGCGCGGTGCTGCCGGACTCCCTGCGCGAGCGCGGCGCGGAGGTGGTGGAGGTGGCCGCGTACCGTACCGTGCAGGACGGCGCGGGCGCGAACGAGGTCAAGCGCCGCATCGCCGCGGGCGAGGTGGACCTGGTGACTTTTACCGCGAGCTCCACGGTGCACAACTTCGCGGACCTGGTGGGGGCGGACACGGGCGGGGCGGCGGTGGCATCCATCGGCCCCATCACCTCCGGCACGTTGAGCGAGCTGGGGATGCGGGTGGACGTGGAGGCGGCCGAGTACACGATTCCCGGGCTCCTCGAGGCGATCCGCGGGTTCTGGACGTGA